The Alnus glutinosa chromosome 7, dhAlnGlut1.1, whole genome shotgun sequence genome includes a region encoding these proteins:
- the LOC133872846 gene encoding uncharacterized protein LOC133872846 — protein MPGTTERHHRQQRNQCSMIYEYAAMFYTYNVEHRVWSVLGKRRIHVNCPIGWEGWGETVLTVANIIYWVTRDAHLLAYNVNKDMWIKWSLTGLGIPFLESDELHFLPGFIHLERQLFGLLQSNDDEAFQLVIIDYPHSRELFPNLCCHPLI, from the exons ATGCCTGGCACCACCGAACGCCACCACCGGCAACAGAG GAATCAATGCTCTATGATTTATGAATATGCTGCTATGTTTTACACATACAATGTGGAGCATCGTGTTTGGAGTGTACTCGGGAAGCGCCGAATACACGTTAATTGTCCTATTGGATGGGAAGGTTGGGGAGAAACGGTGTTAACTGTTGCCAATATTATTTATTGGGTAACACGTGACGCACATTTGCTAGCATACAATGTAAACAAAGATATGTGGATCAAATGGAGTCTCACAGGCTTGGGAATACCGTTTTTGGAAAGTGATGAGCTCCACTTTCTTCCTGGGTTCATCCATTTAGAGCGTCAGCTCTTCGGCCTTctgcaatcaaatgatgatgAAGCATTTCAGTTGGTCATAATTGATTACCCCCATTCTCGGGAGCTCTTTCCAAATTTATGTTGCCATCCGTTGATATAA